The Venturia canescens isolate UGA chromosome 7, ASM1945775v1, whole genome shotgun sequence genome segment GCTCGATCAATAGATTTGCGAAATCATCAACCGATCGATGCTGGTTTTCATTATGCCACATTTTTATTggaatttctctctctcatttcgcagtttcaaatattcttcacgacgtagattttttcgaaattgattcTTCCGCTGTTGCAGCTCTCTGCTTACTTGGCCAAAAAATCCTTCGTAAACGAACTGTCGTACACTTTAAGTTGGAACGAAtggtcctgctttagaaagtcaaaaaatcgattgttttcaaggatattttgAGAGTACAAAAGCATTTATCTAATGTGAAAATACTCAATTGTATACATGCGGTTTAATTATTCTctgcaataaaaattccaatttctttccattttgatttatttttcttccatacgAACCTACAAAAacgcgaaaaaattgcgaaattctatattcagcacgttgaagtgatattcttcaTCTTTagaagcgattttttttcaaacaccgtaaaaatatagaattccgcaattttttcgggtttttataggtttatatggaaagaaagcatatgaaaatggaaaaaatatttgaaattttcattccagacaataattacgatctccacattgtataCAACTGAGAAATTTCGTCAATCAGACTTGGcgcatgtacaaattagtatttctcacattcaaACAATgttttgtactcttgaaatatcctcgaaactataccgaaaagttcgctatccTTGTTATTTCCGCGCGTCTatccaaaaacattcccgcgaagaatcgatttttttgactttttaaagcaAGACTCCCTTAAGAGATTGTAATTGCGTATGAAAAATTGCACTAAAATTGACAGTTTCTCTCCAtcgtttttcatattcatCTGGGTTCGGAGCCTCGCTCCATTCAACGAGTGGACAAAACTGAATTCAAAAACACTATAAAAACGTAGCAATCAATTATTTCAGCGTTCGATGATTCCTCGTTTCCGCGTGTGCTGAATATATTTCTTCACTTTTCCTGTCCATTTTCATCACGAATTCAATGTAATTTCGTCTACCCTTCGCGGatgacgcgcgcgcgcgcgcaagtGTTGTTTGCATTATTTGCAAATAATAAAACGCGATAATAGCGCAAAGAGAAAAGCCCGTGGACGTCAGAGGTCGAGTTGGATGCTGGGCGAAGATGGCTCGCTCCGCGAGCCTAAACTGCTGTAACGCTAGGGACGAAAAGCTCTCGCGAGGGAGAATAAAAGGAGAAGAGCGGAACTATATCGAAAACGACTTGACAAACACCTTGAGCGTGAGGCGGAGGATCCATCCATACATTTATTCATGAAGTTGCTCGGGGACACGAGATCGTTGCTGAGCAGGGGTCTCTCTTTGACGGAAAGCCTTTCCCCTATTGCATAACGAGGTCGAGAGTGTAGAAGCCTCGTCGCGTGTCTGATCGCCTCGTCCTCGGCCTCGTCGCGTCCCGTAGTTAGGGTTCGAAGTGCGATATCGCGTCCTGTATACATTGTTGCTCGAAGCATAAAAATGGCGAATCTCGAGGGCAATATCTCGGGGTTGTTGTTAAGACTGggtgaaaaacgaggaggTTTTGTTGCGGAGAATAAAAAGGCGGTTTTTTCGAGGAGCCGTGCAGCGAGCGCGCGGTGCCCCAGACACATTCCATTTGAATAAGGCTCGCAAATTTAGTATCCTTTCAATTCTGTATCGACGATGCCTAATTTACGTGTTCgccaaaaaacaaaacaataaataaatccaaTTATTTGACTTTCTCGTTTCATTTGCCACTTTTCTGGCCAATTCCCTGCGCCGCGCATTTACCTTCGAAACATCGAGCCtgcagagagaaaaatgataaaaagccTCCGACTTTTTCCACGCGCATACGTCGAAGGGGAATTTCGCATGAATCGAGTCGATCTGCGGGCGCGGGgaagaaaaagtttaaaaatttgCAGTGCGCGCGCGAGTGCCCGTCGGCCTCGGAACTCCGACTTGATTCGGCGTCAAAGTTATgcgaaatattatttatcgAATGCTTCCGCATGCAACGACGTGAACGTTGAATTTTCCAACTATAAACAGCCAGATAATCGATCGTATACGCGATTACGAAAGAGTAACGAGACTCAATCCCCGCGTGTGCTTCTTGGAAAGTACTGCACTTCAGAGGGGAGCGCAGCGCATTCGGgagataaaatataataataacaacgtTACGCTCGTGGCTAATCACTCTGTGTAAATAGAGACTTCCTCTCTTGATCCTGCCACGAGGATAACACTTTTCGATGGCTTCGCGTACTCGTCGATCAACGCACGTATACCTTTTGTACATATTTTACGGCTATTTTTATGGCGGACTCTGCTCGTGTCATTGCCTGTGGACAATGTACCGAATTTACGAGTTGTTTGCATGTCCCTCTGTgtggaagagggagagagagggagagagagagaaaaaagtgaagagaaCGGGAGAGCTACTGGAGCGTGGAGTCCACGTTTTACCTTGACACACCGGAATCACGTTGAATATGCATTAATTAGTCGCTCGGTCAAGCCCGCCTGTCGTCCATTTTCGATAAGAACAAAAAATCACGAGAGTCATTCTATCATGTGAGATATAAACGCGCCCGAGAAATATATCCCTTCTGAAACGCCTGTCGGTCTCATAATATTCGATCGAATACGAACTTTATCGCATCTGCGTCATTATTGCGGCAACGCGTTTATTCCGAGTTTATTAAGGGCTTTCCTTTTCTACGCAGCACGAAGAAAAGCGTTACTTTTGTGTCGGTGTCATGCGAAATCCGATAATTTCCGTTGCCATCCCATATCACGCCATAACGCAACGCTCcttccctcccccccccccccccccccgtttaATTATAATTAAGTAAGCAGTGAGCATGATGCCGGGAATCGGTCAATTACGATGCACATGCCGGCTCCCGTTTTAATTCTATGTGCGCCATCGCACTAATCTCGCAGAGGTGGAGAAAGTTTCGCGGCTCGTGTGCAACGTGTGCGTGTCTAACACGACGTGTGTATTCGCATCGAAACCGCAGTTTCGCGCACTGCACCCGATCGCACCGGGTTCCATGGTTTTATTTCGTTAAGGGCGTTTTTGCCCATTGCTTTTGTCGCatttacgaatgaaaatgaaaaagcctCCCCCCGCCGCTCTTGACGTCACTATATCAGGCAAATCTCAGGAGCCCGGAAATTGCCACGAATTCGTgttaattttcattgaaatcgtCATGGAACGGGCACGTTCGAATGGCCATTTATAAACTCGCAAAACGAATCGATAAATTAGCGTAGGTTACAGGAGCGTGGGACTGCACGGTCGCACGAATGCGAACTTCTTTGTGCGAACCTCCCAGTCCGCACGGTACCATCGTCGaatctattttttcttcaatctccCTCTTCCACGCCAGCGCGGATTATATACACTCGAGATATATAATAAGCAAAAGTTTTTCCGGTGGTGTTAGGAGTGGGCCCGGTTGTACTCGCTCGGTGTCCCAGGGAAAGTACACCAGCGGTATATATATTCGAGTGATTGGCGTGGCTGAGATTCAGTATACACATTAATACCTGGACAAGGAGCATGGGCACCATGCAGGTGAGCCTCTCCTTCTCGTACTTGCGACCCCTCGCTCTCTCAAACCACTTtagttttttctcgaaatttcaactttttcccaCTGATAAATGATAACTCGACGgagaatcttgaaaaaaaaaaaaaaaaatcaaaatacgaAAACGACTCGAGCTCAAAACGACGATTGAACTAATATTGATCagctaaaaatttgaattaccTTCCATTGACAAACGGAGATCGAACTATCGACAAATCTCAATTTACCTGCGTACCTGGGAAAAGGGGCACAGAAAATCACGCGAGACCGGAAAAATAGAATTTCGATcgccgataaaaaatatatatatatgcgtaaGACCCTCGGGTCAGCGGGTCGAGAAATAACGTCTCGGTTATTACGTTGCGTCACGTAAGGATTGCATTAGACTCGCAATTGCACAAACGAGCCTTACATATTCATCTATTCACACAGAAATTATGTACACAagatagaaaaagagagagaatggAAGCGTCGGGGAAAGTttgaacgcgcgcgcgcgcccgccCGCCCGTCTAATGTCCAGTCTGCCAGCCTCGCGGCTCGCAGCTCGCTCGTTCGTCCGTTCCGTGTTCTCGCGCCCGCCACCGCTGCACGGCAAGTTCCTCGCGCGCGAGATACTTCGACGTTACGATTGTAGTCTCGGTGCATGCCGCCTCGCACCGTGCGAGCAGCGGGAGTCTCGATAGACGCACGATTACGTGAGCCCGGGAAAGTGCCGTAAAGTGCACCTGCATCCACTCACCTACTTACCTCATCTCTATTATATTACGCGAGATCCCTGTTATATACATACATCCCGTGGATTTCTATGGGGATTTATAGAAGTGCTTGAACGCGTTACGCGTTTCCCCGCAACGTTGCCTAATGCACATAACGACCTTTCGTAACTCATCGTCACTCTTCTTAATGCGTTTaacttcattgttttttttttgccttttttccttcgttttcttTACAGTCGGCCAGAAATTATTCGCTTCCGACATTCTtacgatgaatttttatattgtttGAAAGTTACATTGAAACTTTGTCAGGATGCGCAGTCCAACTGAAATTTCCGGGTTCGGTATATCGGCTGCCAAGAAAGTTCGCGACCGCGAGGATTGTATCGAATCAATGATCACGGGGAATCGGGAATCTCCCGAAAGCAGCTATATGATCGAAAAAACAATGCGGCTTCGTCGAATATTCTTATCGAGCGTGAGGCTCAATTTTTCGGTCGATTTTTAACGGGCGGGTTTGAAAATGTCCTGACGAGTAGCAAACACGAATTTTACGGTCTCCGTAAAATTTCGTTACCATCCGGGCCTTTGAATCCGCTTTTTTGTTTGAATAGCGACGAATTTTGGAATAATGTTCCATCGATCCGAGCAAACTTTCTGAGAGTCTTGGTTGCTTTGAACCCGCCACGCACTGTGCGCGGACTTTCCGAACTCGataatgggggggggggggggggggggggggcggatTGGTTTTCGAAGGTAAATGAATTTCTAGGGCGTCAGGTTGAGAAAGCGCCTTCGGGTTAGGATGGGATTCAAGATTGAACGTTGGCACAAAACCCGatgaaatcgtgaaaaaaagaaacagaaataACGAAATGTCGAAGGGAATGGGCGGCCTCGAATGCTCAAAGTGCTGGTTCAGACTAGAGGAGAAatgcgttgaaaaaaaacttggtaaCATTTCAGTACGTTATTTTCCTGGGCCTGCTGACGAGTTCGGCGGTGTTCTGCGAAGAGGCAGCAACAAAGCAGGCGGAAGATGCTGGCAAGGACACGAAGACGAAGCGAGGTTTGGAGCTCGGAGATTTCGGCGGGTTTGAGCACGGCGGTGGATTCGATGGGATCGGCCTCGGAGGAGGCGGTGGTGGCGACCACGGAAAAATTTCAGCGATCACGATCCACCGCGAAGTCAAAGTTCCGGTGCCAGCTCCGTACACCGTGGAGAAGAAGATCCCGGTGCCTTACCCGGTGCACGTTAAAGTACCAGTAGATCATCCCGTGCCCGTCCATGTACCGGCGCCGTACCCTGTCCACGTTGAGAAGCACGTGCCTTATCCGGTGGAAAAGCCCGTGCCTTACCCGGTCAAGGTGCCCGTAAAAGTCCCGTACAAAGTCCCCTACCCGGTTGAAGTACCGGTCAAGGTGCCAGTTCCGGTTCACAAGGAAGTCCCGTACCCTGTCAAAGTTCCCTACTACGTAAAGGAGTCTTACCCGGTCTACGTTCACGCGAAACACGGTCACGAGGATGGCGGTTACGCGAGCGGTTTCGGCTACGGTGGCGGCCACGAGCACTTTGACTTTGGACATCACTGAGTCCGGCGAGCCGCGGTCACCAGGCTCCGAATCGACGCCCTACATTCCCCCCTCGTCCCTCCTGCATGCGACCCGTCAAAACCACGATCCCCCGAATTCgcttcgccacgttttttattctctccatTTTCCTCTGCCAGCCTCCCCGCCCTCTCTTCATCCGTTTAATCTCTCGTCAGGTTCAACATCCGATTGacaaatgtaaataaaatggCTCTGTACGGCGTGCGTGTACATGTAAATGCTCGAAAGCCAGACACGTTCAACCACACGATGatcaaataaattattgattgATACGCGAGATTTGGCCTCGATCCTTTATTTTCCAATCTCCTCCTCCCTTTTTATCCTCTCGCTCTATCAACGCGGTGCACACATTTCAATAGACGGCGCGCCTCGCGCTCCGGATAGCCGCGTTATTCCTCTGGTTTACGGTAGTACCTTCCAAATGGAGCGGGATGTCGATGCACGAGCATCATTACGATGCTACTGAATGAAATTAATGCCGCGAGCGCACGCAAACTCCTCGCTAATTACGCGAATAAGCCGCGAACTACGGCGAGCTCTGCGCTCTCGCTAATGGTTGCAAGATTTACGCTCCCGGCGACCGCCCTCGCATCAACCACAGCCGATTCGATGCTGCGTTGTCTTCTCCGATTTCGCCTCGTTATTCCGGAAACTCAAAATTTCGCTTGAAATCCGAGAACGTCGAATAATTCGATTCGGACCTGAGCCAAAACgactttttcgatttctacGAAATCGAATCAGCCGTAGAGTCAGGCAGGTTCAACCTCTCAAATCCCCGGCCATACGAGCGCTCAaattg includes the following:
- the LOC122413385 gene encoding keratinocyte proline-rich protein-like is translated as MGTMQYVIFLGLLTSSAVFCEEAATKQAEDAGKDTKTKRGLELGDFGGFEHGGGFDGIGLGGGGGGDHGKISAITIHREVKVPVPAPYTVEKKIPVPYPVHVKVPVDHPVPVHVPAPYPVHVEKHVPYPVEKPVPYPVKVPVKVPYKVPYPVEVPVKVPVPVHKEVPYPVKVPYYVKESYPVYVHAKHGHEDGGYASGFGYGGGHEHFDFGHH